The Tenacibaculum jejuense genome includes a window with the following:
- a CDS encoding WD40/YVTN/BNR-like repeat-containing protein: protein MKGKLIIIFISVLFTSCKEKNTSRKISRIEIQEFTVDSTSIRSLIAVDEQNLIFAGSNGIIGNYNLKSGLSKLKIKYNDSIIPNFRSLATNGKAYFALSIGNPALLYKIVDDKYQIVYKEAHEKVFYDSMKFFGNGKDGIAVGDPTETCPSVIITKDGGNSWKKISCENLPKFESEEAFFAASNTNIKIIDDTVWIVSGGKKARVLKSEDRGKTWKTYDTPIVQGDGPQGIYSVDFYDKNNGFIIGGNYAKPNNNCNNKAITKDGGKTWEIIADNINPNYKSCIQYVPNGKTKEIFAVGKTGISYSSDGGKSWVHNPTKDFYAIQFVNSDTAWLTGNKKIGLLKIH, encoded by the coding sequence ATGAAAGGTAAACTTATTATAATTTTCATATCTGTATTATTCACTAGTTGTAAAGAAAAAAACACCTCTCGAAAAATAAGTCGTATTGAAATACAAGAGTTTACTGTAGATAGTACAAGTATTCGATCTTTGATCGCTGTAGATGAACAAAATTTAATTTTTGCTGGTTCGAATGGAATTATTGGAAATTACAACTTAAAAAGTGGCTTATCTAAGCTAAAAATTAAATATAACGATTCAATTATTCCTAATTTTAGAAGTTTAGCTACTAATGGAAAAGCTTATTTCGCTTTAAGTATTGGAAATCCTGCATTGTTATATAAAATTGTGGATGATAAGTATCAAATTGTATATAAAGAAGCACATGAAAAAGTGTTTTACGATAGCATGAAATTCTTCGGGAATGGAAAAGATGGAATAGCAGTTGGTGATCCTACAGAAACATGTCCGTCAGTAATTATAACAAAAGATGGTGGTAATTCTTGGAAAAAAATATCATGTGAAAATTTACCAAAATTTGAATCGGAAGAAGCTTTTTTTGCTGCAAGCAATACAAATATTAAAATTATTGATGATACAGTTTGGATCGTATCCGGTGGAAAAAAAGCTAGAGTTTTAAAATCAGAAGACAGAGGTAAAACTTGGAAAACTTACGATACACCAATCGTACAAGGTGATGGTCCTCAAGGAATTTATTCTGTTGATTTTTACGATAAAAACAATGGTTTTATTATTGGTGGAAATTACGCGAAACCGAACAACAACTGTAACAATAAAGCCATAACAAAAGATGGTGGTAAAACTTGGGAAATCATTGCCGATAATATTAATCCAAACTACAAAAGTTGCATTCAATATGTTCCAAATGGAAAAACCAAAGAAATATTTGCTGTTGGAAAAACTGGAATTTCATACAGTTCAGATGGAGGTAAAAGTTGGGTTCATAATCCTACTAAAGATTTTTACGCTATTCAATTTGTAAATTCTGATACTGCTTGGTTAACTGGAAACAAAAAAATTGGTTTGCTTAAGATTCACTAA
- a CDS encoding amidohydrolase family protein, with protein sequence MKKLPLLLFLWVIFGYSQEYFPINTGVKTSKNTTTAFTNATIYVTPINTIKKGTLVVKDGKVVNVGKRVNIPNDATIVDLKGKFIYPSFIDIYSSFGIAEPKRNRNFGRSPQYDASRKGYYWNDHIRPETNPHSEFKFDLGKAKALINAGFGVVNTHSEDGIMQGNGLLVSLSPNSSEAYRVLNPNTTHHLSFSKSKKSAQSYPTSKMGAMALLRQTYLDADWYAKGNAKNKDLSLEALNQKKNLPQIFNAGSYLDVLRADKIGDEFGIQYTILGGGDEFERINDIKKTNATLIIPINFRKAYDVSNTFLADVISLRDMRKWNQEPSNLAVLAKNGVPFALTTHKLKSPKAFRANLMKAIKYGFDKTKALEALTTIPAQILQETKVGNLNTGSFANFLITSGDIFDVKTTVYENWTLGHKNVINDMGITDVTGNYSLTSNGKNYELLISGKGKKQKEEVKKGNKKLKSNFVFKDNWIQLSINDENKFLRLVGKIDPNKDSFNGTGEDNSGNAVTWIATKKETKSEKKKKGKKSDKKTPEVVAVSYPNVGLGNSVKPSQQTILIKNATVWTSENDQVLNKTDILIKGGKISQIGKNLSARGAKTIDGTGKFVTAGIIDEHSHIATSAVNEAGHNSTAEVTIEDVVDPDDINIYRNLAGGVTSIQILHGSANPIGGRSAIIKLKWGENAKNMIYKNSPKFIKFALGENVKQSNWGDTQTIRFPQTRMGVEQVFIDYFQRAKEYEAKKKSGQPYRKDIELETIAEIINKERFISCHSYVQSEINMLMKVAEQFNFNVNTFTHILEGYKVADKMKEHGVGGSTFADWWGYKYEVNDAIPYNSAIMHRQGVTVAINSDDAEMSRRLNQEAAKTVKYGGLTEQEAWRTVTINPAKLLHLDDRTGSIKVGKDADIVVWSHNPLSIYAKPEQTIVEGAIYFDIDSDKQKRKALKAERAKLISMMLKEKIGGAPTQTPSRKHKILFHCDTE encoded by the coding sequence ATGAAAAAATTACCACTACTCCTATTCTTGTGGGTCATTTTCGGATATTCACAAGAATACTTCCCCATAAATACAGGGGTAAAAACTTCCAAAAACACAACAACAGCATTTACAAATGCTACAATTTATGTCACACCCATAAATACTATTAAAAAAGGAACTTTAGTAGTAAAAGACGGAAAAGTCGTTAATGTTGGAAAACGAGTAAATATACCAAATGATGCAACTATCGTGGATTTGAAAGGTAAATTTATTTATCCTTCTTTTATCGATATCTATTCTAGTTTTGGTATAGCTGAGCCAAAAAGAAATAGAAATTTTGGTAGATCACCACAATACGATGCTTCTAGAAAAGGATATTACTGGAACGATCATATTCGTCCTGAAACAAACCCTCATTCAGAATTTAAATTTGATCTAGGAAAAGCTAAAGCTCTAATAAATGCAGGCTTTGGTGTTGTAAATACGCATTCTGAAGATGGAATTATGCAAGGAAATGGACTTTTAGTTTCTTTAAGCCCTAACTCATCTGAAGCATATAGAGTTTTAAATCCTAATACAACACATCATTTATCTTTTTCAAAAAGTAAAAAATCAGCTCAAAGCTATCCTACTTCTAAGATGGGCGCTATGGCATTATTACGTCAAACGTATTTAGATGCAGATTGGTACGCTAAAGGAAATGCAAAAAATAAAGATTTATCATTAGAAGCTTTAAATCAGAAAAAAAACTTACCCCAAATTTTTAATGCAGGGAGTTATTTAGATGTTTTACGAGCAGATAAAATTGGTGATGAATTCGGAATTCAATATACTATTTTAGGTGGTGGTGATGAATTTGAAAGAATTAATGATATTAAAAAAACCAATGCAACACTTATTATTCCTATTAACTTCAGGAAAGCTTATGATGTAAGTAATACCTTTTTAGCAGATGTCATTTCTTTACGTGATATGCGTAAATGGAATCAAGAACCAAGCAATTTAGCTGTTTTAGCCAAAAATGGAGTTCCATTCGCACTTACAACACATAAATTAAAATCTCCTAAAGCCTTTAGAGCGAATTTAATGAAAGCCATAAAGTACGGTTTTGATAAAACTAAAGCTTTAGAAGCTTTAACAACAATTCCTGCTCAAATTTTACAAGAAACCAAAGTAGGAAACTTAAATACTGGTAGTTTTGCTAATTTTTTAATCACTTCAGGCGATATTTTTGATGTAAAAACAACAGTTTATGAAAACTGGACTTTAGGTCATAAAAATGTAATTAACGATATGGGAATTACAGATGTTACCGGAAACTATTCTTTAACTTCTAATGGAAAGAATTATGAGTTATTGATTTCTGGAAAAGGAAAAAAGCAAAAAGAAGAAGTTAAAAAAGGAAATAAGAAATTAAAATCAAACTTTGTTTTTAAAGACAATTGGATTCAATTATCTATTAATGACGAAAATAAATTTTTACGTTTAGTAGGTAAAATAGATCCTAATAAAGATTCTTTTAATGGAACAGGAGAAGATAACTCTGGTAATGCTGTAACATGGATAGCTACAAAGAAGGAGACTAAATCAGAAAAAAAGAAAAAAGGAAAAAAATCTGATAAAAAAACTCCAGAAGTTGTTGCGGTTAGTTATCCTAATGTTGGTTTAGGAAACTCAGTAAAACCTAGTCAACAAACTATTTTAATTAAAAATGCTACAGTTTGGACTAGTGAAAACGATCAGGTTTTAAATAAGACTGATATATTAATTAAAGGAGGAAAAATTTCTCAAATTGGTAAAAATTTATCTGCACGTGGTGCAAAAACTATCGATGGAACTGGAAAGTTTGTAACTGCTGGAATTATTGATGAGCACTCGCATATTGCTACATCTGCAGTAAATGAAGCTGGACATAACTCTACTGCAGAAGTTACCATTGAAGATGTTGTTGATCCTGATGATATTAATATCTATAGAAATTTAGCTGGTGGTGTTACTTCCATTCAAATTTTACATGGTTCTGCTAATCCAATTGGAGGACGTTCTGCAATCATCAAATTAAAATGGGGTGAAAATGCCAAAAATATGATTTATAAAAACTCTCCGAAGTTTATCAAATTTGCTTTGGGAGAAAATGTAAAACAATCAAATTGGGGAGATACACAAACTATTCGTTTTCCACAAACAAGAATGGGAGTTGAACAAGTTTTTATCGATTATTTCCAACGTGCTAAAGAATACGAAGCTAAAAAGAAAAGCGGACAACCTTATCGTAAAGATATTGAGCTAGAAACTATAGCTGAGATCATTAATAAAGAACGTTTTATTTCTTGTCACTCTTATGTACAGTCAGAAATTAATATGTTAATGAAAGTAGCTGAACAATTCAACTTCAACGTAAATACGTTCACACATATTTTAGAAGGTTATAAAGTTGCAGATAAAATGAAAGAACACGGAGTTGGTGGTTCTACTTTTGCAGATTGGTGGGGTTATAAATATGAAGTTAATGATGCTATTCCTTACAACTCTGCAATAATGCACAGACAAGGTGTTACTGTTGCCATTAATTCAGATGACGCTGAAATGTCAAGAAGACTTAATCAAGAAGCTGCAAAAACTGTAAAATATGGAGGTTTAACAGAACAAGAAGCCTGGAGAACAGTTACTATTAATCCTGCTAAATTATTACACTTAGATGATAGAACAGGAAGTATTAAAGTTGGAAAAGATGCAGATATTGTTGTTTGGAGCCATAATCCGTTATCTATTTATGCTAAACCAGAGCAAACTATTGTAGAAGGTGCTATATATTTTGATATTGATTCAGATAAACAAAAACGTAAAGCTTTAAAAGCTGAGCGAGCTAAATTAATATCTATGATGTTAAAAGAAAAAATAGGTGGAGCGCCAACTCAAACACCTTCTAGAAAACATAAAATTTTATTCCACTGTGATACTGAATAG
- a CDS encoding amidohydrolase family protein, with the protein MKNQFILIVLSFFILGNINAQQTPASKQTKDYSIVGATAHIGNGKIIENSLLVFSNGKLTYVGNNTSSNQKGEIINAKGKHVYPGFIAANTSLGLAEIDAVRATRDFDEVGNFLPHIRSIIAYNAESKVVETMRPNGVLIAQITPRGGTISGTSSVVQLDAWNWEDAVINLDDAVHINWPSTFSRGRWWLGEDASLKPNKNYSKAVNTITDFFTKAKTYLSGSKTPKNLPYEALEKVFSGTQKVFVHVNGEKAIVDVINNFNKLNIKNIVLVKAHGAHKVAELIKNNNVPVILERSHRLPDNEDQDYDLPYRMAKILTDKGILVGLGMEGEMERMSARNLPFYAGTYAAYGLDKEKAVQIITSNNAKILGIDAKTGTLEVGKDATLFISEGDALDMRTNIISNAFIQGRKISLETHQTKLWKRYSNKYKNQ; encoded by the coding sequence ATGAAAAATCAATTTATACTTATTGTATTAAGTTTCTTTATCCTAGGAAATATTAATGCACAACAAACACCAGCATCTAAACAAACAAAAGATTATTCTATAGTAGGTGCGACTGCACATATTGGTAATGGTAAAATTATTGAAAATTCTTTATTAGTTTTCTCTAACGGAAAGCTTACCTATGTAGGAAACAATACTTCTTCCAATCAAAAAGGAGAAATAATTAACGCTAAAGGGAAACATGTATATCCAGGATTTATTGCAGCTAATACTTCTTTAGGTTTAGCTGAAATTGATGCTGTAAGAGCAACTAGAGATTTTGATGAAGTTGGTAACTTCTTACCTCACATTAGAAGTATTATAGCTTACAACGCCGAGAGTAAAGTTGTAGAAACAATGAGACCAAATGGAGTACTAATAGCACAAATTACCCCAAGAGGTGGAACTATATCTGGAACGTCATCTGTGGTTCAATTAGATGCATGGAATTGGGAAGATGCTGTTATCAATTTAGACGATGCTGTTCATATCAATTGGCCATCTACATTTAGCCGCGGCCGTTGGTGGTTAGGTGAAGACGCTAGTTTAAAACCAAATAAAAACTATAGTAAAGCTGTTAATACCATAACTGATTTCTTTACCAAAGCTAAAACTTATCTTTCTGGAAGTAAAACTCCTAAAAATCTTCCATATGAAGCTCTAGAGAAAGTATTTAGTGGTACACAAAAAGTTTTTGTCCATGTAAATGGTGAAAAAGCTATTGTTGATGTAATTAATAACTTTAATAAGTTAAATATCAAAAATATAGTTTTAGTAAAAGCACATGGAGCACATAAAGTTGCTGAACTAATTAAAAATAATAACGTTCCTGTGATACTAGAAAGATCTCATAGATTACCAGATAATGAAGATCAAGATTATGATTTACCATACAGAATGGCTAAAATTTTAACTGATAAAGGAATTTTAGTTGGCTTAGGTATGGAAGGAGAAATGGAACGTATGAGTGCAAGAAATTTACCTTTTTATGCTGGAACTTATGCAGCTTATGGTTTAGACAAAGAAAAAGCAGTACAAATTATTACTAGTAACAATGCAAAAATCTTAGGTATTGATGCTAAAACTGGAACACTAGAAGTTGGTAAAGATGCTACTTTATTTATTTCTGAAGGTGATGCTTTAGATATGAGAACTAATATTATTTCAAATGCTTTTATTCAAGGAAGAAAAATTAGTTTAGAAACTCATCAAACCAAACTTTGGAAACGTTATTCTAATAAATATAAAAATCAATAA
- a CDS encoding T9SS type A sorting domain-containing protein, with product MKKTTLTLFFALFIALTSLAQAKYHRIKILGTTAKSVCDYYSGNSTISSTRKINFYGLSSKLNVGSLYYTNSKYYIVTQATDVYEQDADDDWTVSIQPTPITNYQCKKYIRVARLGSTYTEANRNFCTNRVLENVKANYYWTGTLSTGNVYIIDNEYYKVISISNTSNQDADENWSGTHHSSAINFACKRFHKLGRISSPCSNYISRTYKLNLENLPSKLTVGKSYRINGTYYKVISSSDFQDQDADDDLYVSNLVGPYSCRVSTNDLTTNEITHTPIQIVVFDMLGKKVKAYEATSMDKVDTRGLGKGVYILKSKAGTKKILIK from the coding sequence ATGAAAAAAACTACACTTACACTCTTTTTTGCATTATTTATTGCATTAACCTCTTTGGCTCAAGCTAAATATCACCGTATAAAAATCTTAGGAACCACTGCTAAATCAGTATGTGATTATTATTCTGGTAATTCAACTATTAGTAGTACAAGAAAAATTAACTTTTACGGATTATCATCTAAATTAAATGTTGGTTCATTATACTACACGAACTCTAAATATTATATCGTTACTCAAGCAACAGATGTTTATGAACAAGATGCAGATGACGATTGGACAGTATCTATTCAACCGACTCCAATTACAAATTACCAATGTAAAAAGTACATTCGAGTTGCTAGATTAGGAAGCACTTACACAGAAGCAAACAGAAACTTTTGTACAAATAGAGTTTTAGAAAATGTAAAAGCTAACTACTATTGGACAGGAACTCTTTCTACAGGAAATGTTTATATCATTGATAATGAATATTACAAAGTAATTAGTATTTCAAATACATCGAATCAAGATGCTGATGAAAACTGGTCTGGAACTCATCATTCTTCTGCTATTAATTTCGCTTGTAAAAGATTTCACAAATTAGGTAGAATAAGTTCTCCTTGTAGTAATTACATTTCTAGAACCTATAAATTAAATTTAGAAAATCTTCCTTCTAAATTAACTGTAGGTAAAAGTTATAGAATTAATGGAACATATTATAAAGTAATTAGCAGTTCAGACTTTCAAGATCAAGATGCCGATGATGATTTGTATGTGAGCAATTTAGTTGGTCCTTATTCTTGTAGAGTTAGCACGAATGATTTAACTACTAATGAAATTACGCATACTCCAATACAAATTGTTGTTTTCGATATGTTAGGAAAAAAAGTAAAAGCGTATGAAGCTACATCTATGGATAAAGTTGATACCAGAGGATTAGGTAAAGGAGTTTATATTTTAAAATCTAAAGCAGGAACTAAAAAAATTCTAATTAAATAG
- a CDS encoding TrmH family RNA methyltransferase — protein sequence MKNISSLQNPFIKNLFKLQEKSRERKKQGLFIIEGQREIMLAFNGGYTIENILIAKDIYQEKEQLEEALSVIPTIEISKEIYDKLAYRNSTEGIIAVVKTKNTTLKDLKLPSENPVVLVMEGIEKPGNVGAMLRTADAANVDAVFLADPKSDLYNPNIIRSSVGCVFTNTIITDSSENIINYLKEQKINIYSATLQNSNVYHAEDYTKPTAIVVGTEATGLTQIWREQATQNINIPMQGEIDSMNVSVACAILIFETKRQRNFLN from the coding sequence ATGAAAAATATATCAAGCTTACAGAATCCATTCATTAAAAACCTATTTAAACTTCAAGAAAAGTCTAGAGAACGAAAAAAACAAGGACTTTTTATTATTGAAGGACAAAGAGAAATTATGTTAGCCTTTAATGGTGGCTATACTATTGAAAACATTCTTATAGCTAAAGATATTTATCAAGAAAAAGAACAACTTGAAGAAGCTTTAAGTGTAATTCCAACCATAGAGATATCAAAAGAAATTTACGACAAATTAGCATATAGAAATTCTACAGAAGGAATTATTGCTGTCGTAAAAACAAAAAATACAACTCTTAAAGATTTAAAATTACCTTCAGAAAACCCTGTAGTTTTAGTAATGGAAGGAATTGAAAAACCTGGAAATGTTGGTGCTATGTTACGTACAGCAGATGCTGCAAATGTTGATGCTGTATTTTTAGCTGATCCTAAAAGTGATTTGTACAATCCTAACATTATTAGATCAAGTGTTGGTTGCGTATTTACAAACACAATTATTACAGATTCTTCAGAGAATATTATTAACTACTTAAAAGAACAAAAAATAAATATTTATAGCGCTACTTTACAAAATTCTAATGTATATCATGCAGAAGATTATACTAAACCTACTGCAATTGTCGTTGGTACTGAAGCAACAGGTTTAACACAAATTTGGAGAGAACAAGCTACGCAAAATATAAATATACCTATGCAAGGCGAAATAGACTCTATGAATGTTTCTGTTGCCTGTGCTATTTTAATTTTTGAAACAAAAAGACAACGTAATTTTTTAAACTAA
- a CDS encoding AraC family transcriptional regulator codes for MKEDIKKIKFNNVQKPNFQFDLVELNELLTRDLDHDLTQIHRVEFYHIFLITEGTGSHTIDFSEYSYQKATLLTLKKGQLHCFNSNTKANGYLLLFTENFLLSHFNKIEVSKSIQLFNNLLSMPKIVLDHKDFNDILSLIERIKSEYFDTYDEFSVGIIRSALHMIITKLFRIKTRDNQKLLQRKYFNEFIEFQKLVEENYTKTKKVIDYANMMNCSTKTLNNICHNIIGKSAKVVIDELIITQIKRFLISTSLSVKEIAYNVGFDEPSNLYKYFKKYTYMSPESFRKNN; via the coding sequence ATGAAAGAAGACATTAAAAAAATAAAGTTTAATAATGTACAGAAACCTAACTTTCAATTCGATTTAGTTGAACTTAACGAATTACTGACTCGAGATTTAGACCACGATCTTACACAAATACATAGAGTTGAGTTTTATCATATTTTTTTAATTACAGAAGGTACAGGCTCACACACTATAGACTTTTCTGAATATTCTTACCAAAAAGCAACACTTTTAACCTTAAAAAAAGGACAATTACATTGTTTTAATTCCAACACAAAAGCTAACGGATACCTTCTTTTATTTACAGAAAACTTCTTATTAAGCCATTTTAACAAAATAGAAGTTTCTAAATCCATTCAGTTATTTAATAACTTATTATCGATGCCTAAGATCGTTTTAGATCACAAGGATTTTAATGATATTTTAAGTTTAATAGAACGAATAAAATCAGAATATTTCGACACTTACGATGAATTCTCTGTAGGAATAATTCGCAGTGCATTACATATGATTATCACAAAACTATTTAGAATAAAAACCAGAGATAATCAAAAATTACTTCAAAGAAAATACTTTAATGAGTTTATTGAGTTTCAAAAATTAGTTGAAGAAAATTACACTAAAACAAAAAAAGTAATTGACTACGCTAACATGATGAATTGCTCTACAAAAACACTAAATAATATTTGCCATAATATTATTGGTAAATCTGCTAAAGTTGTGATAGATGAATTAATCATCACTCAAATCAAGCGTTTTTTAATAAGTACATCCTTGTCTGTAAAAGAGATTGCTTATAATGTGGGTTTTGATGAACCTTCTAACTTATACAAGTATTTTAAAAAATACACATACATGTCTCCAGAGTCTTTCAGAAAAAACAACTAA
- a CDS encoding nuclear transport factor 2 family protein — MRINIYSTLLIVTLTLSNCKTTNNEVKTKQKPIKKEVKMELSNKEKVVALLNSFNTGDKTPISYINPEKYIQHNLAVGDGLAGFGEIMEAAPPQGFKANVVRAFEDGDFVFTHTEYDFFGPKAGFDVFRFEDGKIVEHWDNLSEVTPANPSGRTQFDGITEITDINKTEANKAVVKQFAEEVLMNGKMDNLTTLINPNKYLQHNSQVADGLDGLGAALKYFAENGLVMEYEKVHKVLGEGNFVLTLSEGKFGKGNHVAYYDLFRLENGQIVEHWDVIQPIPVKSEWKNENGKF; from the coding sequence ATGAGAATTAACATCTATTCTACTTTACTAATAGTTACACTAACATTAAGTAATTGTAAAACAACTAATAACGAAGTTAAAACAAAACAAAAACCAATAAAAAAAGAAGTAAAAATGGAATTATCAAACAAAGAAAAAGTTGTAGCACTATTAAACAGCTTTAATACCGGAGACAAAACTCCAATCTCTTACATCAATCCTGAAAAATACATTCAACATAACTTAGCTGTTGGTGATGGTTTAGCTGGTTTTGGAGAAATTATGGAAGCTGCTCCTCCACAAGGTTTTAAAGCTAACGTAGTTAGAGCTTTTGAAGACGGAGATTTTGTTTTTACACATACAGAATATGATTTTTTTGGTCCTAAAGCTGGTTTTGATGTATTCCGTTTTGAAGATGGAAAAATAGTAGAACACTGGGATAATCTTTCTGAAGTAACACCAGCAAATCCTAGTGGTAGAACTCAATTCGACGGAATTACTGAAATTACTGATATAAATAAAACTGAAGCTAATAAAGCTGTAGTTAAGCAATTTGCTGAAGAAGTATTAATGAACGGTAAAATGGATAATTTAACAACATTAATCAATCCTAATAAATACTTACAACACAATTCTCAGGTAGCCGACGGTTTAGATGGCTTAGGAGCCGCATTAAAATATTTTGCAGAAAACGGTTTAGTAATGGAGTACGAAAAAGTTCATAAAGTTTTAGGTGAAGGTAACTTCGTTTTAACTTTAAGTGAAGGTAAATTTGGCAAAGGAAATCATGTAGCTTATTATGATTTATTTAGGTTAGAAAACGGACAAATTGTAGAGCATTGGGATGTGATACAACCTATTCCGGTAAAATCTGAATGGAAAAATGAAAACGGTAAATTTTAA